GATATATAAAAGCTTATTGGTTTTATCATGGATATATATTGTTTTTGGAATGATTGGAATATTCAGATTTCAAAATATGTATGCGAGATTATTGACTAGTAGCAAAATAGATACTGTTGCAACGATAACTATATTAATAGCCTTAATTGTGAAATCTGGTATTAGTGATTTGTCAATAAGACTTTTATTAATAATGATTTTTATTATGATAACAAATCCAGTTAACAATCATATTATAACTCGGTCAGCATATCTTAATGGGGTTAGCATAGAGGATGGGATGAAAAAATGAAAATCATCTATTTGCTTCAAATGCTATTAATTTTTTTATCTTTATTTATTTTAAAAAGCAAGAATAATTTGAAATCTATTATTTTTTTTTCAGCTTTTTCTCTGGCTACAGCAAGCCTTTATTATTTCTTTAAAGCACCTGATTTAGCCCTTGCTGAAGCTGCTATTGGAAGTGCAATTATTCCATTGGTATATATAATTGCTATTTCTAAGCAAAGAGAGTTTCTGGTAATAAGTCGTATTAATAAAGATGATATATTTCTTTACCATAGTGGTAATACAAAAGGTAAGGGCTATAAACTATTAGAAGACTTTACAAAACATTATAATCTTAAGCTTGTTATTAGTCGTGGAAACTATGATGATTTACATGGGATTTTTCGTAGTAGAAATATAGATTTAGTTATAGAAAAATGTAGAGATACTGGTAAGTATATATTAAAGGGAAAGAAAACTAGCGTACTTATGAATAAACTAGAGCAGATAACAAGGGATGAACAGGAAATAGAGGTAGTTAAAATAGAAGAGGGTGAAATGGATGATTAAAAAATCTATGTTAATATTGATGCTTTTTATACTTTTAATTATATTTATAAATATATCGTTTCATGCTATTAACAATATAGATACAAGCAGTAAGGATTATTATCTTTATAATACATATAGCGATACAGGTTCGAAAAATATCGTTACAGGTATATATTTAGATTATAGATTGTTTGATTCTATATTTGAGGCAAGTATTTTAATAATTGCTGTTTCAGGTATAATTTTTATGTCTAAGAAGGATGATGAGGTGCTTTAAAGAGTATTAGAGGAGGGATAGAATGAAGACGTCAGAAATACTTGAATGTATTAGTAGAGTGTTATTTCCATTTATTCTTTTATATGGATTTTACATAATAATAAATGGACATTTGACACCTGGAGGTGGATTTCAGGGGGGTGCAATATTAGCTACTGCAGTTCTTATTAGTTATTTCATTTATCCCGACAAAATTAGAGATTTGAATTTATTAATTAAATTGGAGAAATATGTGTTTATAATAATACTTTTGTTCGCCTCAGCTAGTCTTTTGACTAAAGGAGAAATATTTACAAGTTTTTTACCCATAGATACTAATGTGAATTTGAAATCAGTATTTTTAGTAAATTTAAATCTGTTTATAGGAATCAAAGTTTCAATAGGTCTTATTTTAGTATTTTCTACCTTTATTGAGGAGGGGAAATAATGAAGTTAAGTCTAATATTATCCTTTATACTATTATGTATAGGTATATATGGTATAGCTGTAAATAAAAATATCATAAAATCAATAATTTTA
This genomic stretch from Caldisalinibacter kiritimatiensis harbors:
- the mnhG gene encoding monovalent cation/H(+) antiporter subunit G, with the translated sequence MIYKSLLVLSWIYIVFGMIGIFRFQNMYARLLTSSKIDTVATITILIALIVKSGISDLSIRLLLIMIFIMITNPVNNHIITRSAYLNGVSIEDGMKK
- a CDS encoding Na(+)/H(+) antiporter subunit B, giving the protein MKIIYLLQMLLIFLSLFILKSKNNLKSIIFFSAFSLATASLYYFFKAPDLALAEAAIGSAIIPLVYIIAISKQREFLVISRINKDDIFLYHSGNTKGKGYKLLEDFTKHYNLKLVISRGNYDDLHGIFRSRNIDLVIEKCRDTGKYILKGKKTSVLMNKLEQITRDEQEIEVVKIEEGEMDD
- a CDS encoding MnhB domain-containing protein — protein: MKTSEILECISRVLFPFILLYGFYIIINGHLTPGGGFQGGAILATAVLISYFIYPDKIRDLNLLIKLEKYVFIIILLFASASLLTKGEIFTSFLPIDTNVNLKSVFLVNLNLFIGIKVSIGLILVFSTFIEEGK